One Dioscorea cayenensis subsp. rotundata cultivar TDr96_F1 chromosome 17, TDr96_F1_v2_PseudoChromosome.rev07_lg8_w22 25.fasta, whole genome shotgun sequence DNA window includes the following coding sequences:
- the LOC120280891 gene encoding protein RST1 isoform X4 — MEILETVLSVCTSLNIPPGGIEILTGLAKRFLMAQKELGLHYLPEFYLVSLSMSVTLTRVGFEHEQLSILKLLTFLVKWKTETEYPMKGVTSHLSEELLFIFPVINLLVSPSKSVKAAASYLLILVERLVAELSVEPNKFSKSSSQFQHTSKLESITFRLLNHLWFQEPPPIHHSFPREFYCNDVLQMKETNNEYLRDDSFFTIDRLKFSLSQPQGEKLPGMHMLICSVISILVMHPTCGVSAVESLSAIGVMDPNLGIPMLLGILFYVKTLYNYVGNSHEILIRLLRIIPSLAVHSSMVPLIIQTLTPLLHKDAKPLLYAVAVRLLCKTWVVTDRVFGTVQGLLNQKAFSDFKSERDICTSIAASVRDVCKHHPDRGVDLILSVSSSIESQDFVLQALGFESLAYLCEADVVDFYTAWKVIAKFVTDYSVNSVLANRLCTLLQFGAMDAEAYPDISKIILQILWDVATSKSYCSSQLWVKARISAFKSLSFYEIMHVQEAIPNFKRRNLECLVSEDNAEVLKAMEGLEVKIINFEHINRRRGLKEKRVIVHKVEKFLEAFPQVIFSTDARKQKAGASEFPGAALLSIVFTPTDFPSQGILLKDLKKLHTTYENALLEIAEALNLPRNILFALLSIQSWKPFLHHWMRAAITLTEKVSSKSSEKSSRAANDIFKVMCTVAVKSIPRAAVNIALAIGALCMVAPPSAHAVISSAAKFLLNWLFEYQHEYQQWSAAISLGLVSNCLHATDKQLKFEVITGLLKVLDESKSHLVKGACGVGLGLSCQGLFSRVHPDVNSNLEERSTGHLEATLLQNVIRTLSLVLSQLCPSESNSIKSFYDCFSPDGGVTVGDECSSSQQLYFHDSEEDMWGIAGLVFGLGYSAIAIYRLGNYDAVLKMREMLISWMSHTSSSCKNSSTRDEMSEIQLSIGSCITLPAVASFCLRVELVDDDLGFLFNSYGSLISDLLNSQKSGTLYQNLFMASCTGAGSLLSYIINDGVQPMKFDDVKNLLEILRSTYCHPYPPVVQFGGMLGVVNALGARAGDLTQMHPQPFSMHISNDQQQESLLVRGPILMSHVCESLSISVTQEILLLAKDSKDPQIRSYAAWAISFLRHHWFAKEFQSTSDSQSSSNDSKSSSRSVAEDSLVWNLCLWLKDNIYNQVTEILQTSTISTVLRCLSKAPRLLAMDWAVIMRSCMRYETQISAKSQMSQFPKVLREECIYFSIAHANDVSSLLLFLDELTDLPRFKTLESNLQQALLHHLSGLLRIFSGSRMKKLLEDMIEYFCSSSSSRLIHELDDKSLLRVSCWSGLQLCLIEASIEPILLSKIENCMEGLFYLLPVLTTDNTPGRALSNAEEWSEAIQCLAKARKDWVMGLLQVSDINGGNHSVEVAKRILARSSLVRLGCLSVSDLRNLKAYLLDGGSEGIWWSCLLEVAAAITNEADNVKRQWLLDALEMSCMSEYPSTALRFIGLLSSNCCKLMPLLTVDPATVLSDLPATLPSLLTDSNWSSSAEFIVNKLWVSTERICNWASQLNVEGDNSGQHQIHQSEAKISAFLSQVMHQTCVILKDYLPLDKQLKLVNLSFCLMN, encoded by the exons AATATCCCATGAAAGGAGTCACAAGCCATCTCAGTGAggagcttttatttattttcccagTAATCAACCTTTTGGTATCTCCTTCGAAGTCCGTAAAAGCTGCAGCGTCTTATCTGCTTATTTTGGTGGAGAGACTGGTGGCAGAATTGTCTGTTGAAccaaataaattttctaaatccAGTTCTCAATTTCAACATACAAGCAAGCTGGAGTCCATTACATTTAGACTGCTGAATCACCTTTGGTTTCAG GAGCCGCCTCcaattcatcattcatttcctCGAGAATTTTATTGTAATGATGTGCTGCAGATGAAAGAGACAAACAATGAGTATCTAAGAGATGACTCATTTTTTACTATCGATCGGCTAAAATTCTCATTGTCCCAGCCTCAAGGAGAGAAGTTGCCAG GGATGCACATGTTGATTTGTTCGGTTATTTCTATACTAGTCATGCATCCTACATGTGGTGTGTCTGCTGTTGAATCTTTGTCTGCTATTGGTGTAATGGATCCTAACCTGGGTATACCAATGCTGCTAGGCATTCTTTTCTACGTTAAAACACTGTATAATTATGTCGGCAACTCACATGAAATATTG ATCAGACTTCTGAGAATCATTCCATCACTTGCTGTGCATTCTTCCATGGTTCCTCTCATCATTCAGACCCTAACACCATTGCTACACAAGGACGCTAAACC ATTATTATATGCTGTGGCTGTCCGTTTGCTTTGCAAGACATGGGTTGTCACTGATCGGGTATTTGGTACAGTGCAA GGGTTGTTGAATCAGAAGGCATTCTCTGATTTCAAATCGGAAAGAGACATTTGTACAAGTATTGCCGCCTCAGTTCGTGATGTTTGTAAGCATCACCCTGATAGGGGTGTGGACCTTATATTATCTGTGTCG TCATCTATCGAGAGCCAAGATTTTGTCCTTCAAGCTCTTGGTTTTGAGAGCCTTGCTTATCTTTGTGAAGCGGATGTAGTTG ATTTCTACACAGCATGGAAGGTTATTGCTAAGTTTGTGACAGACTATTCTGTCAATTCTGTTCTTGCAAATAG GTTGTGCACCTTGTTACAATTTGGTGCAATGGACGCAGAGGCTTATCCTGacatttctaaaattattttgcaAATTCTGTGGGACGTTGCAACATCGAAAAGCTATTGCTCTTCTCAATTATGGGTAAAAGCAAGGATTTCTGCCTTCAAGTCCTTGTCCTTTTATGAG aTAATGCATGTCCAGGAGGCCATTCCAAACTTTAAGAGAAGAAATTTGGAATGTCTTGTTTCTGAAGATAATGCTGAAGTACTCAAGGCCATGGAAGGGCTTGAAGTCAAGATTATCAATTTTGAGCACAT tAATCGAAGAAGAGGGCTGAAGGAGAAGAGAGTTATAGTGCACAAAGTTGAAAAATTTTTGGAAGCCTTCCCTCAGGTGATATTTTCTACAg ATGCACGGAAACAAAAAGCTGGTGCAAGTGAGTTTCCTGGTGCGGCTCTTTTATCAATTGTATTCACCCCTACAGATTTCCCAAGTCAAGGCATCCTGCTGAAG gaTTTGAAAAAATTACATACTACATATGAGAATGCACTGCTGGAAATAGCTGAAGCATTAAATTTGCCAAGAAATATTCTGTTCGCCCTTCTTTCTATTCAATCATGGAAACCTTTCCTTCACCATTGGATGAGGGCAGCTATTACATTGACTGAGAAAGTGTCATCTAAATCTTCAGAGAAAAGCTCAAGAGCTGCTAATGACATCTTTAAG GTAATGTGCACAGTTGCGGTAAAGTCAATTCCTCGAGCTGCTGTAAACATTGCTTTAGCTATTGGTGCTCTGTGCATG GTTGCACCTCCATCAGCCCATGCTGTAATCTCCTCTGCAGCAAAATTTcttctaaattggttatttgaGTATCAACATGAGTACCAACAATGGTCTGCTGCAATTTCTTTGGGATTAGTTTCAAATTGCCTTCATGCAACTGATAAACAGCTCAAGTTCGAAGTCATAACTGGACTCCTTAAG GTTCTTGATGAGAGTAAGAGCCATCTTGTTAAAGGAGCATGTGGTGTTGGATTGGGTTTATCCTGCCAAGGTCTTTTTTCTAGAGTTCATCCTGATGTGAATTCCAACCTTGAAGAAAGAAGCACTGGGCACTTGGAAGCTACTTTACTTCAAAATGTCATTAGGACCTTATCCCTGGTACTAAGCCAGCTCTGCCCATCTGAATCTAATTCTATCAAAAGCTTTTATGACTGTTTTTCACCTGATGGGGGAGTTACAGTTGGAGATGAGTGTTCGTCGTCACAACAGTTGTATTTTCATGACTCAGAAGAGGATATGTGGGGTATTGCAGGACTTGTCTTTGGGCTTGGATATTCTGCAATTGCAATTTATAGGCTTGGAAATTATGATGCTGTGCTGAAAATGAGAGAGATGCTTATATCATGGATGTCACACACTAGTAGCTCCTGTAAGAACTCATCTACTCGTGACGAGATGTCTGAAATTCAGCTATCCATAGGTTCATGCATCACACTTCCTGCTGTTGCTTCTTTTTGCCTGAGAGTTGAActtgttgatgatgatttagGTTTTCTCTTCAATAGCTATGGCTCACTAATTTCTGACCTCCTGAATTCACAAAAATCTGGAACTCTGTATCAGAATTTATTCATGGCCTCTTGTACTGGTGCTGGATCCTTACTCTCATATATCATTAACGATGGGGTGCAGCCTATGAAATTTGATGATGTAAAAAATCTGCTTGAGATTCTTAGGAGTACTTATTGCCACCCATACCCCCCTGTTGTCCAGTTTGGAGGCATGCTTGGAGTAGTGAATGCCTTGGGCGCACGTGCCGGGGATCTCACACAAATGCATCCCCAGCCTTTCTCTATGCACATTAGTAATGACCAGCAG CAGGAGTCGTTACTTGTTCGAGGTCCAATACTTATGAGTCATGTTTGTGAGTCGCTGTCAATCTCGGTAACTCAGGAAATTCTTCTTCTTGCAAAGGACTCTAAGGATCCGCAGATACGAAGCTACGCTGCATGGGCTATTTCATTTCTTAGACACCATTGGTTTGCAAAAGAGTTTCAAAGTACTAGTGATTCTCAAAGTAGTTCCAATGACTCAAAATCATCCTCTCGAAGTGTTGCTGAGGACAGTTTAGTTTGGAACCTCTGTTTGTGGCTAAAAGATAATATCTACAATcag GTGACTGAGATTTTGCAAACAAGCACCATCTCAACAGTTTTAAGATGCCTCTCCAAAGCTCCTAGATTGCTTGCTATGGATTGGGCAGTTATCATGAGAAGCTGTATGAGATATGAAACCCAAATTTCTGCAAAGTCACAAATGTCTCAGTTCCCCAAGGTTCTGCGAGAAGAATGCATCTATTTTTCTATAGCTCATGCAAATGATGTTAGTTCCCTCCTGCTCTTCTTGGATGAACTGACTGACCTACCAAGGTTTAAGACTCTGGAGTCAAATCTCCAACAGGCACTGTTACACCATCTGTCAGGTCTTTTGCGCATATTTTCTGGCTCAAGGATGAAGAAGCTGCTGGAGGATATGATCGAATATTTttgttcatcatcttcttcacgCTTAATTCATGAACTGGATGATAAAAGCTTATTGCGAGTTTCATGCTGGAGTGGACTTCAATTGTGCCTCATTGAAGCTTCTATAGAGCCGATATTATTGTCTAAAATAGAGAATTGCATGGAAGGCTTGTTTTATTTGTTGCCTGTGCTGACCACTGACAACACTCCTGGTAGGGCATTGTCAAATGCTGAAGAGTGGTCAGAGGCTATACAATGCCTGGCTAAGGCTCGAAAGGATTGGGTAATGGGCTTGCTGCAG GTTTCTGATATCAATGGAGGAAACCATTCTGTTGAAGTAGCAAAGCGGATTTTAGCAAGATCTAGCCTAGTCAGACTAGGTTGCTTGTCAGTTTCAGACCTGAGAAATCTAAAAGCTTACCTATTGGATGGTGGATCTGAAG GTATCTGGTGGAGTTGTCTTTTGGAAGTTGCTGCAGCTATTACCAATGAAGCTGATAATGTCAAAAGACAGTGGCTTCTTGATGCTCTAGAGATGAGCTGCATGTCTGAATATCCTTCGACT GCACTACGGTTTATCGGTTTGTTATCGAGTAACTGCTGCAAATTAATGCCTCTTCTAACTGTGGATCCAGCGACTGTCCTGAGTGACTTGCCGGCCACCCTACCATCTCTTTTGACAGATAGCAACTGGTCCTCTTCAGCGGAGTTTATCGTTAACAAGCTATGGGTATCGACTGAGCGGATCTGTAACTGGGCATCTCAGTTGAATGTTGAAGGTGATAATTCTGGGCAACACCAAATCCATCAAAGTGAAGCCAAAATTTCGGCTTTCTTGTCACAAGTTATGCATCAGACTTGTGTTATCTTGAAAGACTACTTGCCACTTGACAAGCAGTTGAAACTGGTTAATCTTTCTTTCTGCCTCATGAACTGA
- the LOC120280891 gene encoding protein RST1 isoform X3: MLSVQEELSSDAQACRMEILETVLSVCTSLNIPPGGIEILTGLAKRFLMAQKELGLHYLPEFYLVSLSMSVTLTRVGFEHEQLSILKLLTFLVKWKTETEYPMKGVTSHLSEELLFIFPVINLLVSPSKSVKAAASYLLILVERLVAELSVEPNKFSKSSSQFQHTSKLESITFRLLNHLWFQEPPPIHHSFPREFYCNDVLQMKETNNEYLRDDSFFTIDRLKFSLSQPQGEKLPGMHMLICSVISILVMHPTCGVSAVESLSAIGVMDPNLGIPMLLGILFYVKTLYNYVGNSHEILIRLLRIIPSLAVHSSMVPLIIQTLTPLLHKDAKPLLYAVAVRLLCKTWVVTDRVFGTVQGLLNQKAFSDFKSERDICTSIAASVRDVCKHHPDRGVDLILSVSSSIESQDFVLQALGFESLAYLCEADVVDFYTAWKVIAKFVTDYSVNSVLANRLCTLLQFGAMDAEAYPDISKIILQILWDVATSKSYCSSQLWVKARISAFKSLSFYEIMHVQEAIPNFKRRNLECLVSEDNAEVLKAMEGLEVKIINFEHINRRRGLKEKRVIVHKVEKFLEAFPQVIFSTDARKQKAGASEFPGAALLSIVFTPTDFPSQGILLKDLKKLHTTYENALLEIAEALNLPRNILFALLSIQSWKPFLHHWMRAAITLTEKVSSKSSEKSSRAANDIFKVMCTVAVKSIPRAAVNIALAIGALCMVAPPSAHAVISSAAKFLLNWLFEYQHEYQQWSAAISLGLVSNCLHATDKQLKFEVITGLLKVLDESKSHLVKGACGVGLGLSCQGLFSRVHPDVNSNLEERSTGHLEATLLQNVIRTLSLVLSQLCPSESNSIKSFYDCFSPDGGVTVGDECSSSQQLYFHDSEEDMWGIAGLVFGLGYSAIAIYRLGNYDAVLKMREMLISWMSHTSSSCKNSSTRDEMSEIQLSIGSCITLPAVASFCLRVELVDDDLGFLFNSYGSLISDLLNSQKSGTLYQNLFMASCTGAGSLLSYIINDGVQPMKFDDVKNLLEILRSTYCHPYPPVVQFGGMLGVVNALGARAGDLTQMHPQPFSMHISNDQQQESLLVRGPILMSHVCESLSISVTQEILLLAKDSKDPQIRSYAAWAISFLRHHWFAKEFQSTSDSQSSSNDSKSSSRSVAEDSLVWNLCLWLKDNIYNQVTEILQTSTISTVLRCLSKAPRLLAMDWAVIMRSCMRYETQISAKSQMSQFPKVLREECIYFSIAHANDVSSLLLFLDELTDLPRFKTLESNLQQALLHHLSGLLRIFSGSRMKKLLEDMIEYFCSSSSSRLIHELDDKSLLRVSCWSGLQLCLIEASIEPILLSKIENCMEGLFYLLPVLTTDNTPGRALSNAEEWSEAIQCLAKARKDWVMGLLQVSDINGGNHSVEVAKRILARSSLVRLGCLSVSDLRNLKAYLLDGGSEGIWWSCLLEVAAAITNEADNVKRQWLLDALEMSCMSEYPSTALRFIGLLSSNCCKLMPLLTVDPATVLSDLPATLPSLLTDSNWSSSAEFIVNKLWVSTERICNWASQLNVEGDNSGQHQIHQSEAKISAFLSQVMHQTCVILKDYLPLDKQLKLVNLSFCLMN, translated from the exons AATATCCCATGAAAGGAGTCACAAGCCATCTCAGTGAggagcttttatttattttcccagTAATCAACCTTTTGGTATCTCCTTCGAAGTCCGTAAAAGCTGCAGCGTCTTATCTGCTTATTTTGGTGGAGAGACTGGTGGCAGAATTGTCTGTTGAAccaaataaattttctaaatccAGTTCTCAATTTCAACATACAAGCAAGCTGGAGTCCATTACATTTAGACTGCTGAATCACCTTTGGTTTCAG GAGCCGCCTCcaattcatcattcatttcctCGAGAATTTTATTGTAATGATGTGCTGCAGATGAAAGAGACAAACAATGAGTATCTAAGAGATGACTCATTTTTTACTATCGATCGGCTAAAATTCTCATTGTCCCAGCCTCAAGGAGAGAAGTTGCCAG GGATGCACATGTTGATTTGTTCGGTTATTTCTATACTAGTCATGCATCCTACATGTGGTGTGTCTGCTGTTGAATCTTTGTCTGCTATTGGTGTAATGGATCCTAACCTGGGTATACCAATGCTGCTAGGCATTCTTTTCTACGTTAAAACACTGTATAATTATGTCGGCAACTCACATGAAATATTG ATCAGACTTCTGAGAATCATTCCATCACTTGCTGTGCATTCTTCCATGGTTCCTCTCATCATTCAGACCCTAACACCATTGCTACACAAGGACGCTAAACC ATTATTATATGCTGTGGCTGTCCGTTTGCTTTGCAAGACATGGGTTGTCACTGATCGGGTATTTGGTACAGTGCAA GGGTTGTTGAATCAGAAGGCATTCTCTGATTTCAAATCGGAAAGAGACATTTGTACAAGTATTGCCGCCTCAGTTCGTGATGTTTGTAAGCATCACCCTGATAGGGGTGTGGACCTTATATTATCTGTGTCG TCATCTATCGAGAGCCAAGATTTTGTCCTTCAAGCTCTTGGTTTTGAGAGCCTTGCTTATCTTTGTGAAGCGGATGTAGTTG ATTTCTACACAGCATGGAAGGTTATTGCTAAGTTTGTGACAGACTATTCTGTCAATTCTGTTCTTGCAAATAG GTTGTGCACCTTGTTACAATTTGGTGCAATGGACGCAGAGGCTTATCCTGacatttctaaaattattttgcaAATTCTGTGGGACGTTGCAACATCGAAAAGCTATTGCTCTTCTCAATTATGGGTAAAAGCAAGGATTTCTGCCTTCAAGTCCTTGTCCTTTTATGAG aTAATGCATGTCCAGGAGGCCATTCCAAACTTTAAGAGAAGAAATTTGGAATGTCTTGTTTCTGAAGATAATGCTGAAGTACTCAAGGCCATGGAAGGGCTTGAAGTCAAGATTATCAATTTTGAGCACAT tAATCGAAGAAGAGGGCTGAAGGAGAAGAGAGTTATAGTGCACAAAGTTGAAAAATTTTTGGAAGCCTTCCCTCAGGTGATATTTTCTACAg ATGCACGGAAACAAAAAGCTGGTGCAAGTGAGTTTCCTGGTGCGGCTCTTTTATCAATTGTATTCACCCCTACAGATTTCCCAAGTCAAGGCATCCTGCTGAAG gaTTTGAAAAAATTACATACTACATATGAGAATGCACTGCTGGAAATAGCTGAAGCATTAAATTTGCCAAGAAATATTCTGTTCGCCCTTCTTTCTATTCAATCATGGAAACCTTTCCTTCACCATTGGATGAGGGCAGCTATTACATTGACTGAGAAAGTGTCATCTAAATCTTCAGAGAAAAGCTCAAGAGCTGCTAATGACATCTTTAAG GTAATGTGCACAGTTGCGGTAAAGTCAATTCCTCGAGCTGCTGTAAACATTGCTTTAGCTATTGGTGCTCTGTGCATG GTTGCACCTCCATCAGCCCATGCTGTAATCTCCTCTGCAGCAAAATTTcttctaaattggttatttgaGTATCAACATGAGTACCAACAATGGTCTGCTGCAATTTCTTTGGGATTAGTTTCAAATTGCCTTCATGCAACTGATAAACAGCTCAAGTTCGAAGTCATAACTGGACTCCTTAAG GTTCTTGATGAGAGTAAGAGCCATCTTGTTAAAGGAGCATGTGGTGTTGGATTGGGTTTATCCTGCCAAGGTCTTTTTTCTAGAGTTCATCCTGATGTGAATTCCAACCTTGAAGAAAGAAGCACTGGGCACTTGGAAGCTACTTTACTTCAAAATGTCATTAGGACCTTATCCCTGGTACTAAGCCAGCTCTGCCCATCTGAATCTAATTCTATCAAAAGCTTTTATGACTGTTTTTCACCTGATGGGGGAGTTACAGTTGGAGATGAGTGTTCGTCGTCACAACAGTTGTATTTTCATGACTCAGAAGAGGATATGTGGGGTATTGCAGGACTTGTCTTTGGGCTTGGATATTCTGCAATTGCAATTTATAGGCTTGGAAATTATGATGCTGTGCTGAAAATGAGAGAGATGCTTATATCATGGATGTCACACACTAGTAGCTCCTGTAAGAACTCATCTACTCGTGACGAGATGTCTGAAATTCAGCTATCCATAGGTTCATGCATCACACTTCCTGCTGTTGCTTCTTTTTGCCTGAGAGTTGAActtgttgatgatgatttagGTTTTCTCTTCAATAGCTATGGCTCACTAATTTCTGACCTCCTGAATTCACAAAAATCTGGAACTCTGTATCAGAATTTATTCATGGCCTCTTGTACTGGTGCTGGATCCTTACTCTCATATATCATTAACGATGGGGTGCAGCCTATGAAATTTGATGATGTAAAAAATCTGCTTGAGATTCTTAGGAGTACTTATTGCCACCCATACCCCCCTGTTGTCCAGTTTGGAGGCATGCTTGGAGTAGTGAATGCCTTGGGCGCACGTGCCGGGGATCTCACACAAATGCATCCCCAGCCTTTCTCTATGCACATTAGTAATGACCAGCAG CAGGAGTCGTTACTTGTTCGAGGTCCAATACTTATGAGTCATGTTTGTGAGTCGCTGTCAATCTCGGTAACTCAGGAAATTCTTCTTCTTGCAAAGGACTCTAAGGATCCGCAGATACGAAGCTACGCTGCATGGGCTATTTCATTTCTTAGACACCATTGGTTTGCAAAAGAGTTTCAAAGTACTAGTGATTCTCAAAGTAGTTCCAATGACTCAAAATCATCCTCTCGAAGTGTTGCTGAGGACAGTTTAGTTTGGAACCTCTGTTTGTGGCTAAAAGATAATATCTACAATcag GTGACTGAGATTTTGCAAACAAGCACCATCTCAACAGTTTTAAGATGCCTCTCCAAAGCTCCTAGATTGCTTGCTATGGATTGGGCAGTTATCATGAGAAGCTGTATGAGATATGAAACCCAAATTTCTGCAAAGTCACAAATGTCTCAGTTCCCCAAGGTTCTGCGAGAAGAATGCATCTATTTTTCTATAGCTCATGCAAATGATGTTAGTTCCCTCCTGCTCTTCTTGGATGAACTGACTGACCTACCAAGGTTTAAGACTCTGGAGTCAAATCTCCAACAGGCACTGTTACACCATCTGTCAGGTCTTTTGCGCATATTTTCTGGCTCAAGGATGAAGAAGCTGCTGGAGGATATGATCGAATATTTttgttcatcatcttcttcacgCTTAATTCATGAACTGGATGATAAAAGCTTATTGCGAGTTTCATGCTGGAGTGGACTTCAATTGTGCCTCATTGAAGCTTCTATAGAGCCGATATTATTGTCTAAAATAGAGAATTGCATGGAAGGCTTGTTTTATTTGTTGCCTGTGCTGACCACTGACAACACTCCTGGTAGGGCATTGTCAAATGCTGAAGAGTGGTCAGAGGCTATACAATGCCTGGCTAAGGCTCGAAAGGATTGGGTAATGGGCTTGCTGCAG GTTTCTGATATCAATGGAGGAAACCATTCTGTTGAAGTAGCAAAGCGGATTTTAGCAAGATCTAGCCTAGTCAGACTAGGTTGCTTGTCAGTTTCAGACCTGAGAAATCTAAAAGCTTACCTATTGGATGGTGGATCTGAAG GTATCTGGTGGAGTTGTCTTTTGGAAGTTGCTGCAGCTATTACCAATGAAGCTGATAATGTCAAAAGACAGTGGCTTCTTGATGCTCTAGAGATGAGCTGCATGTCTGAATATCCTTCGACT GCACTACGGTTTATCGGTTTGTTATCGAGTAACTGCTGCAAATTAATGCCTCTTCTAACTGTGGATCCAGCGACTGTCCTGAGTGACTTGCCGGCCACCCTACCATCTCTTTTGACAGATAGCAACTGGTCCTCTTCAGCGGAGTTTATCGTTAACAAGCTATGGGTATCGACTGAGCGGATCTGTAACTGGGCATCTCAGTTGAATGTTGAAGGTGATAATTCTGGGCAACACCAAATCCATCAAAGTGAAGCCAAAATTTCGGCTTTCTTGTCACAAGTTATGCATCAGACTTGTGTTATCTTGAAAGACTACTTGCCACTTGACAAGCAGTTGAAACTGGTTAATCTTTCTTTCTGCCTCATGAACTGA